The following coding sequences lie in one Porphyromonas asaccharolytica DSM 20707 genomic window:
- a CDS encoding DUF4248 domain-containing protein: MSQSTQDESYLFLVRAYGVQELAVRYFPDVLPASATRHLTRLICGDGELLNQLTQIGYKRGCRIYTPAMVHLIVRYLGLPQHYIFAED; the protein is encoded by the coding sequence ATGTCACAGAGTACACAAGATGAGTCGTACCTCTTTTTGGTACGCGCCTATGGCGTGCAGGAGCTCGCCGTCCGTTACTTCCCCGATGTCTTACCCGCTAGTGCTACGCGCCATCTGACCCGCTTGATATGTGGTGATGGCGAGCTACTAAACCAGCTCACACAGATAGGCTATAAGCGAGGCTGTCGTATCTACACCCCCGCTATGGTGCATCTGATCGTGCGTTACTTAGGTCTACCGCAGCACTATATTTTTGCGGAGGATTGA
- a CDS encoding N-acetylmuramoyl-L-alanine amidase: protein MKPNDIKYIIVHCSATRSNMTYSAWQLDQDHRARGFAMAGYHFYITRAGVIESMRPPSMPGAHTIGYNRCSLGVCYEGGLRPDGTPWDTRTPEQRAAMLKLLQTLVAIHPNAQIVGHRDLSPDLNHNGVIEPHEWLKACPCFDAFKEYLSLWHKR, encoded by the coding sequence ATGAAACCAAACGACATCAAATATATCATCGTCCATTGCAGCGCCACACGCAGCAATATGACTTACAGTGCCTGGCAGCTAGACCAAGACCATCGTGCCAGAGGCTTTGCCATGGCTGGCTACCACTTCTACATCACACGCGCTGGTGTGATCGAATCGATGAGACCGCCCTCCATGCCCGGAGCGCACACCATCGGATACAACCGATGCAGCCTAGGCGTATGCTACGAGGGAGGTCTAAGACCCGATGGCACCCCCTGGGACACACGTACTCCCGAGCAGCGGGCCGCCATGCTCAAGCTGCTACAGACACTCGTGGCTATACACCCTAACGCACAGATCGTAGGACATAGAGACCTCAGTCCCGACCTAAACCACAACGGCGTCATAGAGCCGCACGAATGGTTAAAAGCGTGTCCCTGTTTCGATGCATTCAAAGAGTATCTATCCCTATGGCACAAACGATAA
- a CDS encoding HU family DNA-binding protein produces MAIKYAIQQINRKGVTPGSMESKYYAQAKYDGVTSQADIAQMVSQISAISVGDVLSVMNTVSMLLSIELANGRIVELGDLGRFRTTLRSKSCDKPEEFKREMIHGNRVIFVPGAQIRHKMSNASYLKADLSSLATETEKKPSKPSGEGADPSKPTPGKETGGGSNQDEEHIGV; encoded by the coding sequence ATGGCAATCAAGTATGCTATCCAGCAAATCAATCGAAAAGGTGTAACCCCGGGCTCTATGGAGAGTAAGTACTACGCCCAGGCTAAGTATGACGGGGTCACCTCGCAAGCAGACATCGCTCAGATGGTCTCACAGATCTCGGCAATCTCTGTCGGTGACGTCCTCAGCGTCATGAATACGGTCTCTATGCTGCTCTCCATAGAGCTAGCCAATGGACGTATCGTAGAGCTAGGCGATCTAGGCCGCTTTAGAACGACGCTACGCAGCAAGTCTTGCGACAAGCCCGAAGAGTTCAAGCGTGAGATGATCCATGGCAATAGGGTCATATTTGTCCCTGGCGCGCAGATACGTCACAAGATGAGCAATGCGAGCTACCTCAAGGCAGATCTCTCTAGCCTGGCCACGGAGACGGAGAAGAAGCCCAGCAAGCCCTCAGGCGAGGGTGCGGATCCGAGCAAACCGACCCCAGGCAAAGAGACCGGCGGCGGATCGAACCAAGACGAAGAGCATATCGGAGTGTAG